The Pseudobacteroides sp. genome window below encodes:
- a CDS encoding putative DNA modification/repair radical SAM protein — MELETKLEILSAAAKFDVSCSSSGSNRKNTPNGLGNGHKAGICHSWSEDGRCISLLKILFANQCIYNCTYCVNRCSNDTPRAAFTPHEVANLTINFYRRNYIEGLFLSSGVIKSPDYTMELLIKTVKLLREEHSFNGYIHLKAIPGADTRLIHEAGLYVDRMSVNIELPSSQGLKLLAPDKNKEAIIKPMGFINKAIATVNEENRIYRKKQSFVPAGQSTQLIVGATPDHDYNIIKLSENLYKHFRLKRVYYSAYVPVVEHPSLPAIGSPPLLREHRLYQADWLMRFYSFHANELLDDRSPNFDLELDPKSCWSIRNMHLFPLEINKADYQMLIRVPGIGVKSAQIIVSTRKLCSIGFDDLKKIGVVLKRARHFITCKGKFYGSSFNETYLRDQLMSENVGGSKKVCSGQISIFSYFGAGLNQLQFNIPKKETTYE, encoded by the coding sequence ATGGAACTGGAAACCAAACTGGAAATCTTATCTGCAGCAGCAAAATTCGATGTATCATGTTCCTCAAGCGGCAGCAACAGGAAGAATACTCCAAACGGCTTGGGCAATGGCCATAAGGCTGGTATTTGCCATAGTTGGTCGGAAGATGGCCGATGTATATCACTATTAAAAATACTTTTTGCAAACCAGTGTATATATAACTGTACATATTGTGTTAACAGATGCAGCAATGACACCCCAAGAGCTGCTTTTACTCCACATGAAGTGGCAAACCTCACTATAAATTTTTATAGAAGAAATTATATAGAAGGTCTCTTTCTAAGCTCAGGCGTTATTAAAAGCCCCGACTATACCATGGAACTTCTCATTAAAACAGTAAAGCTATTAAGAGAAGAGCACTCCTTCAACGGCTATATACACTTAAAGGCAATTCCCGGGGCAGACACCAGGCTCATTCATGAAGCTGGCTTGTATGTTGACAGGATGAGTGTAAACATTGAGCTCCCATCAAGCCAGGGACTAAAGCTTCTTGCACCGGATAAAAACAAGGAGGCCATAATAAAGCCCATGGGCTTTATAAATAAAGCTATAGCAACTGTTAATGAAGAAAACAGGATATACAGAAAAAAACAGTCTTTTGTTCCTGCCGGACAGAGTACCCAGTTAATTGTCGGTGCTACACCGGACCATGACTACAACATAATAAAGCTCTCCGAAAACCTTTATAAGCATTTCAGGCTTAAGAGAGTGTACTATTCAGCTTATGTTCCAGTTGTAGAGCATCCCAGCCTGCCAGCTATAGGGAGTCCTCCCCTGCTAAGAGAACACCGGCTTTACCAGGCAGACTGGCTTATGAGATTCTATTCCTTTCATGCCAATGAGCTTTTAGATGATAGAAGTCCCAACTTCGATCTGGAACTGGACCCCAAATCATGCTGGTCAATTCGCAATATGCACCTTTTTCCCTTAGAAATCAACAAGGCAGACTATCAAATGCTTATACGGGTTCCCGGTATTGGTGTAAAGTCCGCTCAAATCATAGTATCAACAAGAAAGCTCTGCTCCATAGGCTTTGATGACCTGAAAAAGATTGGGGTGGTTTTGAAAAGAGCAAGGCATTTTATTACCTGCAAAGGCAAATTCTACGGAAGCTCCTTTAATGAGACATACCTAAGGGACCAATTAATGTCCGAGAATGTTGGCGGTTCCAAAAAAGTATGCAGCGGACAAATTTCCATATTTTCATACTTTGGAGCAGGTTTAAACCAATTACAGTTCAACATCCCAAAAAAGGAGACCACTTATGAATAA
- a CDS encoding UvrD-helicase domain-containing protein: METPKHSKIILKGSSGSGKTTILLERYKYMVDRLGIPSEKILILLLNRTQSLDWRTKTFLKGSGNIWRTSYYGFIQSEIRTHYPIVLKNCRDIMDRRIKPTFLTFESAQFLVSAVIQAHRERKGIFPGVTSFTDRISIDITSNLVKAATSGISYKDIGKRLYNSLEIKDDLKKQIFSDADNITAAYRNKCIELGVFDFAMAVELYNNCLITDDFYREQLFKRVQHLIIDNLEECVPTEVDFIELLLPNVRSCLFGYNHEGGYGQVFGSSHEYVKEKLLGRCKVINLDSSFTCQSFMYEFSDMLYEYIEGNTAFKASNKAFVERTQPVELRSEMLELIGDKIVKLIREEGYLPSDITILSTYADPVTEFVIGRILEANGLTLNNHSRKNRIIDNPFSQALITLALLCHPSFNLPPNRDNVRALIRLILKIDPIRSSILADEICRQKPFAKFPDIEFPGLVERIGYYNIEKYEYIRNWIDEYRELENKLPIDAFLQKVFLEILVSHDLSDNDVLQAKNLIDSAQTFVEIVSRFKNISVDKGFLEMVRSGIKASESIFELEEKLQGNSVVLTTPVSYLSCSMTSKVIILSSLSSKNWTPRSIKELTNVHVLSKTWDDKSIYTEELEEKNQKEYLAMIMRSVLKRCKDKVITFESILSANGFENDGILGEYFDEILG; this comes from the coding sequence ATAGAAACACCGAAGCATTCAAAGATTATTTTAAAAGGATCATCAGGTTCCGGTAAGACCACCATATTACTGGAAAGGTACAAATATATGGTGGACAGGCTGGGGATACCAAGTGAGAAAATATTGATACTTTTATTAAATAGGACTCAATCCCTTGATTGGAGAACAAAAACCTTTCTTAAGGGGTCCGGGAACATTTGGAGAACTTCATATTATGGATTTATTCAGAGTGAAATCAGGACCCATTATCCGATTGTATTAAAAAACTGCAGAGATATTATGGACCGAAGGATAAAGCCGACTTTCCTTACTTTTGAGTCTGCCCAGTTTTTGGTATCTGCAGTTATCCAGGCACACAGGGAAAGAAAGGGAATATTCCCAGGGGTGACATCATTTACAGATAGGATATCCATAGATATTACTTCAAATCTTGTTAAAGCGGCAACCTCAGGTATATCTTATAAGGATATAGGTAAAAGGCTGTACAATTCTCTGGAAATCAAAGATGACCTCAAAAAGCAGATTTTCAGTGATGCTGATAATATTACCGCTGCATACAGAAATAAGTGCATTGAGCTTGGAGTGTTTGATTTTGCCATGGCTGTTGAGCTTTATAATAATTGCCTTATTACGGATGATTTCTATAGAGAGCAGCTATTTAAGAGGGTGCAGCATTTAATAATAGATAATCTTGAAGAGTGTGTGCCTACAGAGGTTGATTTTATCGAATTGCTTCTGCCTAATGTCAGGTCTTGTCTTTTCGGTTATAACCATGAGGGCGGGTATGGTCAGGTTTTCGGCAGCAGCCATGAGTATGTGAAGGAAAAGCTTTTGGGTAGGTGCAAGGTTATAAACCTTGATAGCTCTTTTACATGTCAAAGCTTTATGTATGAATTCTCAGACATGCTTTATGAATACATTGAGGGAAATACTGCCTTCAAAGCATCAAATAAAGCATTTGTTGAGAGGACCCAGCCTGTTGAACTTAGAAGTGAGATGTTAGAACTTATAGGTGATAAAATAGTAAAACTCATAAGGGAAGAGGGTTACCTTCCTTCGGATATAACAATTCTATCAACGTATGCAGACCCAGTTACTGAGTTTGTTATCGGAAGAATATTGGAAGCTAACGGTCTGACTTTAAACAATCACTCAAGAAAAAACAGAATAATAGATAACCCCTTTTCTCAGGCACTTATTACATTGGCTTTACTTTGTCATCCCTCATTCAATCTTCCCCCTAACAGGGATAATGTGAGAGCTTTAATAAGGCTGATATTAAAGATTGACCCAATAAGAAGCTCTATTCTAGCAGATGAGATTTGCAGGCAAAAGCCCTTTGCAAAGTTTCCTGATATTGAGTTTCCAGGTCTAGTAGAGAGAATAGGATACTATAATATAGAAAAATATGAATATATAAGAAATTGGATTGATGAATACAGGGAGCTAGAAAATAAGCTGCCGATAGATGCCTTTCTGCAGAAGGTTTTTCTTGAAATACTTGTATCCCATGATTTGTCCGATAATGATGTATTACAGGCAAAAAATCTCATAGATAGTGCTCAAACATTTGTCGAAATAGTATCGAGGTTTAAGAATATCAGTGTGGACAAGGGTTTTTTAGAAATGGTAAGAAGCGGGATTAAAGCTTCAGAGAGTATTTTTGAATTGGAGGAGAAATTGCAAGGCAATTCGGTTGTATTAACTACTCCTGTATCCTATCTATCATGCTCAATGACTTCTAAGGTTATTATATTAAGCAGTTTGAGCAGCAAAAATTGGACGCCTAGAAGCATTAAGGAATTAACTAATGTTCATGTTCTTTCTAAAACATGGGATGACAAATCTATATACACAGAAGAACTTGAGGAAAAAAATCAGAAGGAATATCTTGCTATGATCATGAGATCTGTACTTAAAAGATGCAAAGATAAAGTTATAACATTCGAATCCATTCTTTCAGCTAATGGATTTGAAAATGATGGTATTTTGGGGGAATATTTTGATGAAATTCTGGGATAG
- a CDS encoding ACT domain-containing protein: MRAIVTVIGKDRVGIIAGISNVLADNNVNILDINQTTLQDVFTMIMLVDISGLVIDFTKLADRLERKGEELGLSVRIQHEDIFNSMHRI; the protein is encoded by the coding sequence ATGAGAGCTATCGTAACAGTTATAGGTAAGGACAGGGTCGGAATAATTGCCGGGATCAGTAATGTATTGGCGGATAACAATGTAAACATATTAGATATAAACCAAACAACACTTCAGGATGTTTTTACCATGATTATGCTTGTAGACATTTCAGGCCTTGTAATAGATTTTACAAAACTTGCCGACAGGTTGGAGAGAAAAGGCGAGGAACTTGGTCTTTCAGTAAGGATCCAACATGAAGACATCTTTAACTCAATGCATAGAATTTAG
- a CDS encoding PFL family protein, with protein sequence MIRTREVLETINMIQEQCLDIRTITMGISLRDCCHKDSKQSRQMIYDKITRLAADLVKTGNDIEKEYGIPIINKRVSVTPISIIAESSDEEDYVRFAEILDKAADAIGINFIGGFSALVHKGYTNGDRKLIRSIPEALSSTKLVCSSVNVATSKAGINMDAVREMGEVIKRAAELSKDDNSLACAKLVVFSNVPEDNPFMAGAFHGIGEPECVINVGVSGPGVVKSALEKVRGADFGTVSETIKKTAFKITRMGQLVAQEASRRLNTEFGIVDLSLAPTPAVGDSVAYILEEMGLEKCGAHGTTAALALLNDAVKKGGVMASSYVGGLSGAFIPVSEDAGMIEAVKAGALTLEKLEAMTCVCSVGLDMIVIPGDTSASTISAIIADEAAIGMINNKTTAVRVIPAYGKKVGDIVEFGGLLGSGPVMNVNRFGSEEFIKRGGRIPAPINSLRN encoded by the coding sequence ATGATAAGAACAAGGGAAGTACTTGAGACAATCAATATGATACAGGAACAGTGCCTTGACATAAGAACAATCACAATGGGTATATCGTTAAGGGATTGCTGCCATAAGGACTCAAAGCAGTCGAGGCAAATGATTTATGATAAAATAACCAGGCTTGCAGCTGATTTAGTAAAGACTGGGAATGATATAGAAAAGGAATATGGTATACCCATTATTAACAAAAGGGTTTCTGTAACTCCTATTTCAATTATTGCTGAAAGTTCCGATGAAGAAGATTATGTGAGATTCGCAGAAATTTTGGATAAAGCGGCTGATGCAATCGGTATAAACTTTATAGGAGGCTTTTCGGCACTGGTTCATAAAGGTTATACAAACGGAGACAGGAAACTTATAAGATCAATCCCTGAAGCACTTAGTTCCACTAAATTAGTGTGTTCATCAGTTAATGTGGCAACATCAAAAGCGGGGATAAATATGGATGCAGTGAGAGAAATGGGGGAAGTAATAAAGAGGGCTGCAGAGCTATCAAAGGATGATAACAGTCTGGCTTGTGCAAAGCTTGTGGTGTTTTCAAATGTTCCTGAGGACAACCCCTTTATGGCAGGTGCATTTCATGGAATAGGTGAGCCGGAATGTGTGATTAATGTTGGCGTAAGTGGTCCGGGAGTTGTAAAAAGTGCTTTGGAGAAGGTAAGGGGTGCGGACTTTGGAACTGTATCCGAAACCATTAAAAAGACTGCTTTTAAAATTACCAGAATGGGTCAGTTGGTAGCACAGGAAGCTTCAAGAAGGCTTAATACGGAGTTTGGTATTGTAGACCTTTCATTGGCCCCAACCCCGGCAGTAGGTGATAGTGTGGCGTACATTTTGGAGGAAATGGGACTTGAGAAATGTGGTGCTCATGGAACAACTGCAGCTTTGGCACTATTAAACGATGCAGTCAAAAAAGGTGGAGTTATGGCGTCATCATATGTTGGGGGATTGAGCGGTGCTTTTATACCGGTAAGTGAAGATGCCGGAATGATTGAGGCTGTCAAGGCTGGTGCTCTTACATTGGAAAAACTTGAGGCTATGACCTGTGTATGTTCAGTAGGGCTCGATATGATTGTTATACCGGGTGATACCAGTGCTTCAACCATATCTGCGATTATAGCCGATGAGGCTGCCATAGGTATGATAAATAATAAAACGACTGCGGTTAGAGTTATTCCTGCCTACGGAAAGAAAGTAGGAGATATTGTTGAATTTGGAGGGCTTTTAGGTTCGGGACCTGTTATGAACGTGAATAGATTTGGCAGTGAGGAATTTATAAAGCGCGGAGGCCGTATACCCGCACCTATCAACAGTTTGCGAAATTGA
- a CDS encoding DUF1294 domain-containing protein, with protein MPKNYIIAVVLIILNIIAFIISGIDKYKARHKKQRISEKTLFLLGIIGGCPGLYSSFFVFRHKTRHMKFMIGIPIIFAIQVTAVLLIKGKIY; from the coding sequence ATGCCTAAAAATTATATTATAGCTGTAGTTCTTATTATTTTAAATATCATTGCGTTCATTATTTCCGGTATTGATAAATATAAAGCCCGACATAAAAAACAGAGAATATCGGAAAAAACGCTTTTTCTGTTGGGGATAATCGGGGGATGCCCGGGGTTATATTCATCTTTTTTTGTGTTCAGACATAAGACCAGGCACATGAAATTCATGATAGGAATTCCTATTATTTTTGCTATACAGGTTACAGCAGTTTTATTAATCAAAGGTAAAATTTATTAA
- a CDS encoding D-alanyl-D-alanine carboxypeptidase family protein: MKKRIVFFLQACIIMASLKSVAFSQQVNIPSSYSYILMDSKTGQVLLENNADVKLRPASTTKIMTAILAVENGKLDSIMDVSQNAVYDIGPGGMNIGIMAGESNLTLANMINVMLIRSANETANIIAENISGSNKEFAKKMNEKAREIGAFNTNFVNPCGKDDTKEEANHLSTARDMALIARYAMTKPEIREIVTKEYYNDLPATNKHQKWDPLRSTNKLLWYSNKYPYTINGEKYEYEVNGIKTGYTSAAGNNLVSSAVNSEGLELIAAVMHVTEGNNKVFAYTKEIFKYGFEHFANKKIVSSNEVLKSIPIENSTSNEKLDLIAETDFSSIVPINSPDDITKDEQIQLSVKAPVKKGDKLGFIEYKQNGVSVGKVNVLAARSIENPLVVNQESEEVKKSDSAVKKIILPLAILCVSFMLLRFVMRRISRRARRMNSL; the protein is encoded by the coding sequence ATGAAGAAGAGGATTGTGTTTTTTTTACAAGCATGTATAATAATGGCATCATTAAAGAGCGTTGCTTTTTCGCAGCAGGTAAACATTCCTTCAAGTTACTCTTATATATTGATGGACTCAAAAACAGGACAGGTTTTACTTGAAAATAATGCTGATGTTAAGCTTAGACCTGCAAGTACTACGAAAATTATGACTGCCATTTTGGCTGTTGAAAACGGTAAGCTAGACAGCATTATGGACGTGTCGCAAAATGCTGTGTATGATATTGGTCCAGGTGGTATGAATATTGGTATTATGGCCGGTGAAAGCAATCTTACTTTAGCGAATATGATCAATGTAATGCTTATTAGGTCTGCAAATGAAACAGCTAATATAATTGCTGAAAACATAAGCGGCTCTAATAAGGAATTTGCAAAGAAAATGAATGAGAAGGCTAGGGAGATTGGGGCATTTAATACGAATTTCGTAAATCCATGTGGTAAAGACGATACAAAAGAAGAGGCAAACCATTTATCTACTGCCAGGGATATGGCACTGATTGCCAGATATGCCATGACAAAGCCGGAAATCAGAGAGATAGTGACTAAAGAATATTATAACGATTTGCCTGCAACAAACAAACATCAAAAATGGGATCCTTTAAGATCTACAAATAAACTGCTTTGGTATTCAAATAAATACCCGTATACAATAAATGGTGAGAAATACGAATACGAAGTTAATGGTATAAAGACAGGGTATACCAGTGCAGCAGGAAATAATCTGGTTTCATCAGCTGTAAACAGTGAAGGGCTTGAATTGATAGCTGCAGTAATGCATGTAACAGAAGGTAACAACAAAGTGTTTGCATACACAAAGGAGATATTTAAGTATGGATTTGAACACTTTGCAAACAAAAAGATTGTGTCTTCCAATGAAGTGCTTAAAAGTATACCTATTGAGAATTCTACAAGCAATGAAAAACTGGATTTAATTGCAGAAACCGATTTTTCTTCTATAGTGCCAATAAATTCTCCTGACGATATTACAAAGGATGAGCAAATACAGTTATCTGTTAAGGCACCTGTAAAAAAAGGAGATAAGTTAGGGTTTATAGAATATAAACAAAACGGCGTTTCTGTAGGAAAAGTAAATGTATTAGCTGCACGCAGTATAGAAAATCCTTTAGTAGTAAACCAGGAATCTGAAGAGGTTAAAAAGTCCGATAGTGCTGTAAAAAAAATAATACTTCCCCTTGCTATTTTATGTGTTTCATTTATGCTTTTAAGGTTTGTTATGAGACGCATATCAAGAAGAGCCAGAAGGATGAACAGCCTCTGA
- a CDS encoding pyridoxal phosphate-dependent aminotransferase yields MLSKKVVNNLTNSSGIRAMFEEGERLRKIHGAQNVFDFTLGNPDMEPPSLVKDTLKKYILNDEAGIHKYMNNAGFADVREKVAQSLTKETDVELKADNIVMTCGAAGGLNIIFKSILNPDEEVIIFAPYFVEYSFYIDNHGGKTVIVKPDMNTFEPDLNDLKSKISKNTKAIIINSPNNPTGVIYKEETLIKISEILKEKQKEFGTEIFVISDEPYNKLVYDGVKLPSILKIFDNAIQGCSFSKSLSLPGERIGFVAASPKIKEINMLMDALIFTNRTLGYVNAPSLFQKVIAETMDVTINVEEYQKRRDILYNHLIGLGFTCVKPEGAFYLFPKALIEDDVEFVKMALKYNLLIVPGKGFGCPGYFRIAYCSSLDTINAALPAFEALAKDCRELG; encoded by the coding sequence ATGCTTTCAAAAAAGGTAGTTAATAACCTGACAAACTCGTCAGGTATAAGAGCAATGTTTGAAGAAGGGGAAAGATTAAGAAAAATTCACGGTGCCCAAAATGTTTTTGATTTTACATTAGGCAATCCCGATATGGAGCCTCCTTCATTGGTAAAGGATACTTTGAAGAAATATATATTAAACGATGAAGCTGGAATTCATAAGTATATGAATAATGCAGGTTTTGCCGATGTAAGGGAAAAAGTTGCTCAAAGTCTGACAAAAGAAACAGATGTCGAGTTAAAAGCAGATAATATTGTTATGACCTGCGGTGCGGCAGGAGGACTTAATATTATTTTTAAATCTATACTAAACCCTGATGAAGAAGTAATCATCTTTGCACCATACTTTGTAGAATATTCTTTCTATATAGATAACCATGGCGGAAAAACTGTGATTGTAAAGCCTGATATGAATACTTTTGAACCCGATCTGAATGACTTAAAAAGCAAAATTTCAAAGAATACCAAAGCCATAATAATTAATTCTCCAAACAATCCCACAGGTGTTATTTACAAAGAGGAAACCTTAATAAAAATTTCTGAGATTCTCAAAGAAAAACAAAAGGAATTCGGAACTGAAATATTTGTAATATCGGATGAACCATATAATAAGCTGGTTTATGATGGGGTAAAGCTGCCTAGCATATTAAAAATATTTGATAATGCCATACAAGGGTGTTCCTTTAGTAAATCATTGTCACTTCCGGGTGAGAGGATAGGATTTGTTGCGGCCAGCCCCAAAATAAAAGAAATAAACATGCTGATGGATGCTTTAATATTCACAAATAGAACTTTAGGATATGTTAATGCTCCTTCACTTTTTCAAAAGGTGATAGCAGAAACCATGGATGTTACAATAAATGTTGAAGAGTATCAGAAGCGTAGAGACATACTTTACAATCACTTGATAGGTCTCGGTTTTACATGCGTAAAGCCTGAGGGTGCATTTTACCTTTTTCCGAAAGCACTTATTGAGGATGATGTTGAGTTTGTAAAGATGGCACTTAAATATAATCTTCTTATTGTACCAGGAAAAGGTTTTGGATGTCCGGGATATTTCAGGATTGCATATTGCAGTAGTTTAGATACAATTAATGCAGCACTTCCTGCTTTTGAAGCTCTTGCTAAGGATTGCAGGGAACTAGGGTAA
- a CDS encoding TIGR03915 family putative DNA repair protein: protein MNNQMVNYTYDGSFEGLLSAIYDSYYRHEIPLNILPEGMIQVGIFNNDYSVQTDMEKFDKVYNSIREKISPIALRNIYYVYVSEWANKEYIIYKYLRLGFKLGRDVDRFITDDSVLKVRIISRKVTSECHRFLGLVRFKLMDGDYYYASLEPDNNIISLLALHFSKRLSDQRWVIHDLKRKSAVVYDKEGWFLTSIDKPVKGSLSSDEKGFQSLWKLYFKNIAIKSRKNPGLQKQHMPVRYWAHLVEME, encoded by the coding sequence ATGAATAATCAAATGGTGAATTATACCTATGACGGAAGCTTCGAAGGGCTATTGAGTGCAATTTACGATTCATACTACCGACATGAGATACCCCTCAACATATTACCGGAAGGAATGATACAAGTAGGTATTTTTAATAATGATTATAGCGTACAAACTGACATGGAAAAATTCGATAAAGTTTATAATTCAATCAGAGAAAAGATATCCCCAATAGCTTTGAGGAATATTTATTATGTTTATGTATCGGAATGGGCAAATAAGGAGTATATTATTTACAAGTACCTAAGGCTTGGCTTTAAATTAGGCAGAGACGTGGACAGATTTATAACAGATGATTCCGTTTTAAAAGTGCGAATAATAAGCCGGAAGGTAACCAGCGAATGCCATAGATTTTTAGGCTTAGTCCGCTTTAAGCTTATGGATGGAGATTATTACTATGCTTCTTTAGAGCCCGATAACAACATAATAAGTTTATTGGCACTTCACTTTTCAAAAAGGCTTTCGGATCAAAGGTGGGTTATTCATGACCTAAAGAGAAAATCTGCAGTGGTCTATGATAAAGAGGGCTGGTTCCTAACTTCCATCGATAAGCCTGTTAAAGGCAGCTTAAGTTCCGATGAGAAAGGTTTTCAAAGTCTATGGAAGCTGTATTTTAAGAATATAGCTATAAAAAGCAGAAAGAACCCCGGACTTCAAAAGCAGCATATGCCGGTGAGATATTGGGCTCATCTGGTAGAAATGGAATAG
- a CDS encoding serine hydrolase: MASKKAKRIRLIYKRIRFLLILCLLFFMGYQINRMLSGENIIKDVLAFSQQFSKIDSINHQEDNKDNLNGVGSEKTDRIKNELSKYLSGLDGHYGVYYYNLVTRESFGINEYEEFTAASTIKVPINLYLFRKIETGDVNPLGTLKYIRDDFEGGTGIIQSQSFGKKYTIKQLSRLSITHSDNVATNMLLRYLGINNIKNYMRSIGGTVVKDDKNVSCPRDMGIYMKHIYEFSNTNGELGMELMDSLLNTKFNDRIPALLPSNIKVAHKIGTQVNTVNDVGIVFKDNPYIISIMSKEVDENKAPGEVAKISKIVYDLD, from the coding sequence ATGGCTTCAAAAAAGGCCAAAAGGATAAGGCTTATTTATAAAAGAATAAGGTTTCTCCTTATATTGTGTTTGCTATTCTTTATGGGGTATCAAATAAATAGAATGTTGTCAGGTGAGAATATAATAAAAGATGTATTAGCTTTTTCACAGCAATTTTCCAAGATAGATTCCATAAACCATCAAGAGGACAACAAAGACAATTTAAATGGGGTTGGTAGTGAAAAAACCGACAGGATTAAGAATGAACTATCTAAATATCTTAGTGGTTTAGATGGTCACTATGGAGTTTATTACTATAATCTTGTAACTAGAGAATCCTTCGGTATTAATGAATACGAAGAGTTTACTGCTGCGAGCACTATTAAGGTGCCGATAAACCTGTATTTGTTCCGGAAGATAGAAACTGGTGATGTGAATCCGTTAGGAACATTAAAATATATAAGGGATGATTTCGAAGGAGGAACCGGCATAATACAGTCTCAGAGTTTTGGTAAGAAGTATACTATAAAGCAGTTGTCGAGATTATCAATAACTCACAGTGACAATGTAGCTACAAATATGCTTTTAAGATATTTAGGAATTAATAACATTAAGAATTACATGAGGAGTATTGGTGGGACTGTTGTCAAAGACGACAAGAATGTTTCCTGTCCAAGAGACATGGGGATATATATGAAGCATATCTATGAGTTTTCCAACACAAATGGTGAATTGGGTATGGAACTGATGGACAGCCTATTAAATACTAAGTTCAATGACAGAATTCCGGCACTTCTCCCTTCAAATATAAAAGTGGCTCACAAAATCGGGACTCAGGTAAATACAGTAAATGATGTGGGCATAGTTTTTAAAGATAACCCGTACATAATTTCCATAATGTCCAAAGAAGTTGATGAGAATAAGGCCCCCGGGGAAGTTGCTAAAATATCAAAAATAGTATATGATTTGGATTAA